The Leptospiraceae bacterium genome includes the window CAAATGCACCAAGGGAAACCGAATAATTATGAGGGATTTCTCTTCCTCCATCTAATTGAAGCATAGCTTTTAAAGAAGGCATTATTTTTGACAGACCAACGTGTTCAACCACTCTGACAGCCACAGAATTTTTTGAACTTTCTAAAGCTGAACGTAATCGAGTAAACCCGGAATACTCATCGCTATAATTTTCCGGAGTCCATTCATCTCCATCATCCATTAAATATTGAATCGGAGAATCTAAAAATATAGTTGCTGCGGTTACATTTTTTTTAGGGTCAGGGTTTTGAAAATAATTGTCCATCGTTGCTGCATAAACTAAAGGTTTAAAAGAAGATCCGGGCTGCCTATAGGCTTGAACTGGTCTAATTTGTTGATTGTCGGAGCGAAAACCGGAACCACCTACAAGTGCCGTAATATATCCCGTATCAGGGCGCATACTAATGATTCCCCCTTCTACAGGAAGTAGGTGATCTTGAGTATTTTGTTTAATAAAATTAAAATCAATTATCTCCCCCACATTTTCAGAGCCGGTTAAGAGATTGAGCATAGCCAAATTATCTCTATAGTCTTCCTGATAAGAGCTTCTAAATGTTCTCTCCATTCTGGAAATCTTAAATTTAAAATCAGACAAATCAAAAAGATTAGAAATAATATCATAAGCCTGACCATACTCTTTATCAAAAATTTCTACATTTTTAAATGAGCGTTGGTTAGACATTTCTGTTTGGCGAGTAAGTCCAGCCTGAAGAGCTTTTTCAGCTTCAGTTTGATGACGAATATTAAGAGTCGAGTAGATTTTGAAACCACCACTATACAGTTTATTTGTGTTTATCGTTTTATTCAAATTTTTTCGGACATACTCTGTGAAATACGGAAAACGATTTAATCTATCAGAAAACGCTGAATCATTTGGAGATCTATTCAAAGTCATATAGTAATCGGCAAACTTGGAATACTCTTCTTCTGCAGTTTGAATATCCATCTTCCCTGTCTCTATAAGTTTCATAAATACGATTCTAACCTTATTATTAGAAACAATCGGATTTACAAGAGGGCTAAATTCTTTTGGTCTGGTAGTCAAGCTGGACAATAACGCTGCTTCCCCCCAAGTAAGGTCATTTAGATCTTTACGGAAATAAAATCTTGCAGCAGCCCCTGCGCCTAACGTCCCGTGACCAAGGGGAATTTCGTTGAGATACATCTCCATAATAGTATCTTTGTCGTAAACCATTTCCATTAAAAATGCAAGCCACACTTCTCTTGCTTTTCTTAAAAATGACCTCTCGATACTGAGGAACTTTATTCTTGTAACTTGCTGCGTTATGGTGGATGCACCTTCCCTGATTTTTCCGGCAATTAGATTCACCGCGAAAGCTCTAAAAATTCCTCTAAAATCTACTCCCGTATGAGAATAAAAATTATTATCCTCAGTTGACAAGAAGCACTGAATCAGATTGTGTCTTTTGTCTTTTCCTGAAGATTCTGGTTTCAAGGAATGGATAGGAACTACTACTCTAGAAAATTTATAAAATTCAGCAATTGGTTCATATTCATTTTTGGAATTAATTCCATAAAGAATAGATGGTCTTTCGTAATCATTTGCTTTTTGAATTTTAAAAAAATCGGTAGGAGATGCGACAATGAGAAGAATATTTAGAAAACATAGTATAGAAGCTATCGCTACGAGTTTTCCAAAATCATTTTCTTTACACCCGAAAAAAGTAAGCGTGTCTCTAAATTTTGTGATAATTAATCGGCTGAGTAGATTCGGAGATTCATTTTGTTTCATTATGAAAATTAAAGAGGAGAAAATTCCTTCATACTTGTAATCTCTTGAAATTTTAAACCTGTGTCAAGGTTGAAACCACCGTACTCTTTCAAAAATGCTTCTCTCTTAATACGATTGTTCAGATATTCCCATGCAAGAGTAACTGCGTCTTTTGCAGAAGTAGTCGCATTATTGACCAATGTTATAAATGAGTCATTTCTCTTGATCGACTTATCTGCCGGATAGTGCCATTCCCTTTCCTCATTATTCATGATACGAGGATCAATTTCAGTTTGAAGTGGAAGCATGAGTACTGTAGAATTTGCTTTTTTAAAAGTTATCATATCAATGAACTTCAATATATTTCGAGTAACACTCTTTTTTGTATCAAGCACTTTATTGAATCTTAAAAAACCGATATAGGAATCATTAATCACATCCAGAGGAATCATTTTTCCTTCAGAGCCAATATACTTTTCTTTAAATTCAACCGGAAAAGTTTCTTGAAGTCCTCTTTGCCAAAATTTCCAAATCATAGGGTCTAACTTTAATATCCCGTCTCTCCCTCGGACTCTCACATCAACATGGTGAGGAAAATCATAATCATGAGGGCTCATTCCCCATCTGTAATGCAATAAATAGGAGTCGAGTGCGTACTCTACCTTCAAGTGGGCAATTTGTGCTTGAGAGCTAATCTTTGGGTTCTTATTATAAAAATCACCCGATATGTAAAAAATGTACGGATGAGTTACAATATCGACAACGCAATGGACTAAATAACCAAAAGTAAATGCTATAAACCTGTCTCGATAAATTCCATCTTCGGTTTCAAAAATAATGTCTAAAAAATTCAAAATCAATTCAGCTACATTTTTATGATGAGACAAATCACCCCAATATTGAGATTTTTTATTCAAAACGGGCGTAAGAAGATGGTAAAAATAAAAAATATCCGGGGCAACAGTCCCAAGGTTTGCGTAATTTTTATTTTCCTCAATTCTTAAAGTTTTAGCAATTTTTTTTTGTTCTACAGTGCCGTGGTCCAAATGCTTGCAAACCTGTGACAACACTTCGAGATGAGTAATTTTCCCTGCCATAATAGCCTCTATCAATGATTTGAATTTTAAAAAATTCTGCAAATAAAAAATTTTTCTAAAAGTATATTTCCCCTAAAAAGACTTTTTGCAAATGAACTATTCATCAAAATTTCAGCTTCGGTAATCATTACTCTGAGAATTTCTTAGAAAAAATACATTAAGGTCAATAGAGAGTTATCCTATTCTATGCTCTTTTACTTCCGTATTGCTAAATTGTGACAAAAGTTTGAATATAAAAATTTATGATATTTATCATAATGAAAATTTAGAAGTATTTTGATATAGGTCAATTAAACTTAAAATTTTCTATGATAGAAACATAAGTATATAAAATATGTTCATATACAGGAGGAATATAGAAAATCATGAAAAAAAGAAATACTTACTCGGTGAGTCTCACTCTTTTCATTCTTATTTTTGTTTTAGGGATTGGCTGCTCTAAAAAAGAAGAGAATGCAAGCAGTGAAGAATCTGGTAAAAGTAAAATAAATCCTATGGAAGTTAAGGGAATTGGTCCAGTTTCAAAAGTTGATCTTGGGGCTTTAGATGCAAAAAGAGCAGGTAAAGGAAAGACTGAGTTTGAGTCTAAATGCTCGGCTTGTCATAAGATTGATGAAAAAGTAGTGGGGCCTGCCATAAAAGGAATTACTACCAGAAGGACTCCCGAATGGATTATGAATATGATTTTGAATCCGGTCGAGATGACTCAGAAAGATCCTATTGCAAAAGAGCTTCTTGAAGAGCATCTAACACAAATGACTTTCCAAAATGTAAGTCAAGACGAAGCAAGGGATATGCTTGAATATTTCCGACAGGTAGATGAACAAAAATAAATTTAACAAGGAGTAAAATATGCTGGCAAAAGCAATGCTGAAACTTGCGTTACTCGCAATTTCTTTCAGCTTAATCAACCAGTGCGGCGGTTCCGGAGGGAAGGCTACCTTAGCGGCTAACGCAGCACAAAAAGTATATGTTGCCCCAGGTGAAAAGGACGAAGTATATGCCCTTTTGTCTGGAGGATTTAACGGACAGGTAAGTGTACAAGGTATTCCTTCAGGAAGAGTATTCAAAATTATTCCTGTATTTTCATTGCACACTGAAAATGGGTATGGATTTGACGAAGAAACTAAAGATATGCTTCTCACTTCCAAAGGTTATATTCCTTGGGATGATACTCATCATCCGGAGGCTTCTCTAACCGATGGAAATCACGACGGTCGTTGGTTATTCATTAATGGAAACAACACTCCAAGGATTGCAAGAATTGATCTGACTACTTTTGAAACAAAAGAAATCATAGAGATTCCAAACATTGCAGGGAATCACTCTTCTCCTTTCCTTACCGAGAACACAGAGTACGCAATGTCTGCAACCAGATTTAGTATTCCTGTTCCTCAAAGAGATATCGCTATCGAAGAAATGGGAAAAGGTAAGTTCAATGGTGTTCTTTCCATGATCAAAATTGATCCAAAAACAGGAAAGATGAGTCTTGATCTACAAACTATGCTACCTGCTTATGATTATGATTTGGCTCGTTGTGGAAAAGGGCCTTCTCGTGATTGGTGCTTTTTTAGTATGTACAATACTGAAATGGCGTTTCAAATGCTTGAGGTTGGGGCTTCAAAAAAAGATAAGGATTATATCCTAGCTTTCAATTGGAAAAAAGCAAGTGAATGTAAGGCAAAAGCAAGAGACTTTAGTGGTACTTATGTTCACAATATATGGCCTGAAAACCAAAAAACTGTTTCAACCAAACATAATGGCGTGAAAATGTTAGACCCGAAAGATTGCCCTGGAATAGCGTATTTTTTACCGACTCCAAAAAGTCCACACGGTGCTGACGTTGATCCAACAGGTGAATACATTGTAGGTGGTGGAAAATTAGCTACGATTATTTCAGTCCACTCTTTTTCTAAACTTTTAAAAGCCGCAACAGACCCGGCAGCAAAAGATGGAGAAGCTGGAGGAATTCCTATTTTAAAATATGAATCAACTCTTGCAGGTGAAGTAAAAAAACCATGTCTTGGTCCTCTACATACAGAATTTGACAACAATGGGTATGCTTATACTTCTTGTTTTGTTAGCTCCGAGGTAGTAAAATGGAAACCCGGTACATGGGAAGTAATACAAAAACTTCCTGCATACTATAGCGTTGGTCACTTAAGTATTGTGGGTGGCGATAATAAAAAACCTTTCGGAAAATATCTACTTGCTATGAATAAAATCACCAAGGATAGATACTTACCTGTAGGAATGGAATTGCCTCAATCTGCACAGCTCTACGATATTTCTGGAAGTAAAGCCGAGCTTTTGGCTGACTTTCCTACAATTGGGGAACCTCATTACGCCCAGATGATTCCAGCGAAACTTCTCAAAGATAAAACTAAAAAGATTTATCCTCTTGAAGAAAACAAGCACCCTTATGCTGCAAAAAAAGAGTCTGAGGCTAAAGTAGTTAGAGAAGGAAATGTAGTTAGAGTGTATTTAACTGCAATCCGATCTCATTTTAAGCCGGACATGGTTCAAGTGAAAAGAGGAGACTTAGTGTATTTCCACGTTACAAATCTCGAGCAAGACTTTGATATTCCGCACGGATTTGCAATTGCAGGTGCACCTTTACCAAACATCCTTGTGATGCCAGGTCAAACTCGCACGGTGAAATGGGAAGCGAAAGAAGTTGGAGTATTTCCTTTCTATTGTACAGATTTCTGCTCTGCTCTGCATCAGGAAATGCAACAATACATCAGGGTAACTCCTTAGTTTAACCAAAGAATTGAATAGAAGTGGAGCAGAAAATATTTTTTTGCTCCACTCTATTTACAAAAATTGAAGCGAAAAGAAAAAATAATATTTCGATTCTTAGTAAAATCAAAAAATCGAAAAACAAACAGAGGCTCTAATATGTTTAAAGTAATCAGCGGTTTAAACCGTCACTTAATCTTAGCAATAGTTGTTCTTTTAATCGGAGTTTATTTTGTACCGATTTGGTATATTTCCCTTGCAGCCCCTCAGTATCCAGAGGGTTTAAGTATGAATATCTGGATTAATAAAATTAGTGGGGGCACTCCTTATGATTTGCAAAATATCAATCTGCTAAACCATTATATCGGGATGGCTGAAATCGTAGAAACATCCATTCCGGAATTATTATTCATGCCATACATTTTAGCGTATATGATAGCAGGAGCAATCGTAACCTATTTTTTTCCGAGATATATTATGTACATTTTTGGTATAGTAAACTTTGTTTTAGTTGCTAGTGCAGGGTTGTATGATTTTTGGAGATGGGAATACAATTACGGACACAACTTAAAACCTGACGCTGCCATTGTAGTTCCAGGGATGACTTACCAACCACCACTTTTATTTTGCAAAGAATTATTGAATATCACGGCTTGTAGCCTTCCTCACTTAGGTGCATTTTTTCTATTTGCTTCTTTGGGGATATTGATATTTGTAGTATGGAAAGAAAAAACTATTAAGGTTGAAAATTAAACAAGAGGTATAACAATGAAAAGAAAAGATTTTATTTCAAAAGCGACAGCAATTACAACAGGTCTTGTTGCAACAGGGATCTTGTCCCAAACAAAAAAACACGACCATGACCATTCTGACCCAAACCACAAACACGATCCGAAACACGACCACTCAAAACATATTAAATATGGTATGTTGATTACAAAAATAATGGATTGCATCAAAACAGGAAATATCTGCAAGGATCATTGCCTAATGTCTCTTGCAGATGGAGATAAGACTATGTTGGGTTGTGCAAAATCTGTAAATGAAATGCTCTCTTCTTGCGAAGCACTATTTCAACTTGCAGTTACGAATTCTGAATTCACTCCAAAAATGGCAACTCTGTGCATGGAAATTTGTTTAAAGTGTGAAAAAGAATGCCAAAAACACGCATCCAAACATAAAGTGTGTGCTGATTGTGGTGCAAGCTGTAAAGCGTGTGCTGATGAATGCAAAAAAATAGCAGCTTAATCTAAAATGAATTTCAAAAAAATTATAATAGCGATAACTATTTTATCGCTTTTTTTTTGTGGGTGCATTGATAAAAATCCGGAAAATATTTCTCCAGGAGAAAAGAAATGTGAACACTGCAAAATGGATATAGCACAAATGAACTACCATTCACAAATCATCTCTCCCAAGGGAAGAAAATTTCATTTTGATTCTATAGAGTGTATGATTTCCTATTGGCTAGAAAATGAACATAGGACAGAAAAACTATTTGTTAGAAATTTTTCTGACTTTAAAAATTCAAAAGAATGGCTTGAGATTTCCAATACATTTTTTTTGAAATCAGATAAATTAATTTCTCCGATGAGTGCAAATATTTCTTCTTACAAAAATCTTGAAGGTGCAAACAAAGCCAAAGATGAATATGGCGGGAAAATTTTAGACCTCTCTGAATTGAAACAATACATTCGTACAGATTGGAAAAAGGAATTATCAGAGAAAACAAAACACTAATGCTTTATTTATTATTTTTTATCGGTATCTTTTCTATTTCAGAAACTTTTGCATCTACCCTAATTGTAGATCCTAAAGGGAAAATTTCAACCATTACGGAAGCTATACAATTAGCAAAAGACTCCGATACAATTGAAATTTCACCCGGGACTTATTCCGAGGGAATGATTACTATAACTAAAAAACTTCGTTTGATTGCAAAAGGAAATGTAATCGTGGACGGTCAAACAAAAGAGCATGTAATCAGTATCAATGCGGATAACGTCCGAATTGAAGGAATGCAAATCATGAACAGTGGAGTTAGCTCCATGAGAGAATTTGCAGGGATTCATGTTAAAGGCTCCAAAAACTGTGAACTTGTAGGAAATAAATTAATCAATAACGCTTATGGTTTTTATCTTGAAAAATCAGAAAATTGTTTAATCGAAAACAACGAATCAATCGGAAATGCTAAAGATGAAATTTACGGTGGAAATGGAATTCATCTCTGGTCAGCTTCCGGGCACACCATTAAAGGAAATACTCTCAACAAACACAGAGACGGTTTATACTTTGAATTTTCATCTAATTTAAAAATTGAAAATAATTCAAGCTCTGATAGCATTCGCTATGGAATGCACTTTATGTTTTCCCATGAAAATGTATTTCGTAAAAATAAATTTTTTCGTAACTCCTCAGGTGTTGCAATTATGTATTCACGAGATACGATAGTAGAAGAAAACACTTTTGAGCAAAACTGGGGTAGTGGGTCTCATGGAATATTGTTAAAAGAAATTTCTACAAGTAGATTTTATAAAAATATTTTTAAAGAAAATGCACAAGGTATATATGCAGACAACGCAAATAGAAATATTTTTTCAGAAAATCAATTTTTGAGAAATGGATGGGCTATCAATATTCTTGGAAACTGTGAAGAAAATAAGTTTGAAAGAAATAATTTCATAGAAAACGTGTTTGATCTTGGAACAAATTCTCGTGACAACTCAAATGATTATACTGGAAATTATTGGGATAAATACAGAGGATTCGATATGGATAAAGATGGCGTAGGAGACAAGCCTCACACACCAGTGCAATTTTTTGGATATTGGGTAAACGTATATCCGGTACTGACACTTCTCTTTGAGTCTCCAATAGTAGAAATGTTAGAAATAGCAGAAAAGGCATTTCCAGTAATTAGCCCGGTATCCCTTTTAGATTCAAAACCAAGTTTAAGAGTATTTCAATTATGATAGTAATAAAAAATTTATCAAAAACATTTAACGGAAATAAAGTAATCAGTGATTTTTCTCTTGCAATCGAAGAAAATCGAATCACTGCTCTTGTAGGTCCCAATGGCTCAGGAAAGACTACACTTTTAAAATGCATTCTCGGACTGACCTTCCCTGATCCAAACAGCTCAATTGAAAAAGATGGAATCAAAATTTCTTCAATAGAAGAAGAAGTGCATAAAGAAATCGGCTATATGCCTCAAACTCCAAATTTTCCTAAAAATTTAAAAGTTACAGAAATCCTCGATATATTCAAAAGAATAGATTCTGCTCCTCCCGATTACATGCTTGAACTCATGGGAGATTTAGAAATCTGGAAATTTGAAAATAAATTATTTGGAGAGCTATCAGGTGGAATGAAGCAAAAAATAAATATCCTGCAATGCTTCGGCTTTAGAAAGAAACTCTATATTGCAGATGAACCTACTTCCAGTTTGGATCCGCACATGTCTTACTTCTTAAAAAGTCTATTAAAGAAAAGAAAAGAATCAGGCGCATCCATTATTTTTACTTCTCACATAATGAGTGAAGTACAAGAAATTGCTGAAAAAGTCTGTCTTCTTGTAGATGGCCGATTGGTTCTACACGAAACACCTTCAAATATTTTATCCATGAACAATGCTTCTAACTTAGAAGAAGCAATGAGAATGTACTGGGAGAAAAGAAAATGAAATTATTTTCACAAGATTTTCGTCAAATCGTGTATCTTGAATTTTATGAAAATATCCGCAACAAATGGGTTTTTCTTTATGCAATTGCTTTTTTTATGATTTGCTCTTTGACAATTTATTTTGGTGGGAAACAAAGCTCTAAGATTACAGCCAGTTTACTGAATATTTTTCTATTACTAATTCCAATCTTTGGGCTATTGTTTGGCAGCGTAAATTTTATGGAATCTCTTCCGTTTATGGAGGTAATTTTATCTCGTCCTGTAAGTAGGGCAAAACTATTTCTTGGCAAATGGATTGGAGCTAACCTCGGACTCAATCTCGGTTTTGTTTCTGGTACAGCAATTCCTTTGATCTTATTTATGGATCCAAGCGAAGGAAAAATTTTTCTCTCGATACAACTACTGATTTATGGAGTTTTATTAAACAGTATATTTCTTAGTCTCTCATTTCTTGCGTCCATCATAATTATAAAAAAAGAAATGGTACTCGGAAGTATTTTAATTATTTGGTTTTACTTTTACTTTTTATACGATCTGTTAATAGTCGGGATTAGTATTTTCTTTGGAGAGTATCCTCTCGAAGTTCCAGTTCTTGGAATGGTTTTGCTAAACCCTTTAGATTTAGTCAGAGTAATTATTTTACTACAAATGGATTCTGCGGTATTACTCGGATTTACTTCAGCCTTCTTTCAAAAATATTTAGGAAATGTAAGCGGGATTTTTCTTTGCTTTGTTTTCTTAAGTGTGTGGATTATTACACCTATTTTTATCGGTGTCAGGATCTTTAAAAGCAAAGATCTGTAAAGGTTTATCCTATCGTATTTTCTCATAAACTAATTTATGTCTAAAATACCCGCAAAAATGTTGGAACCCCAATTCGGGGGACGAATGATTGAAATAGTGGAGTTGGAATTTTTTTTATATAGCTCTATCTTTTTGTTAGAGGTTTTTAGCTTTAGTATAGTTTTTTAAAATTTCGCATTTAGTGCAGATTTTGCTCTTTTCGTGCTAAAATGTGGGAACTCCATTCTTTTTTTGAGGAATTGCACATTTAGTACGGGTTCAGAACTTTTCGTGCAAAAATGTGGGAACTCCACTTTTTTGGGGGATTTCAAGAGATTACGCATTTAATGCAGAATTTGGACTTTTTCTGTAAAAGTTAAAAAATTTTTTCTAAAATCGCAAAAATTTTATTTCTATCACGATATTATTTTACCTTATATCAAGAGGCAAGAAATAGTGGCTGGGGGCAGAAACTATATGAGGAAAAAATTTTTGTGTTAGGAGAATACTATGAACCCGGAAAAATTTGAGCGAACTCAATCAAGTTTACTCATTCCAGAAAAATTTATGGATGAGTTTAATTGTAGGACAGAAAATATTTCGAGAGAGGATTACTTGCATGATTTGTTAGAGAGGTACAGGAATGTTTTGCTGTGGAAGACTTTTGAGAAGTTGGATTGTGTGAAA containing:
- a CDS encoding PBP1A family penicillin-binding protein, producing the protein MKQNESPNLLSRLIITKFRDTLTFFGCKENDFGKLVAIASILCFLNILLIVASPTDFFKIQKANDYERPSILYGINSKNEYEPIAEFYKFSRVVVPIHSLKPESSGKDKRHNLIQCFLSTEDNNFYSHTGVDFRGIFRAFAVNLIAGKIREGASTITQQVTRIKFLSIERSFLRKAREVWLAFLMEMVYDKDTIMEMYLNEIPLGHGTLGAGAAARFYFRKDLNDLTWGEAALLSSLTTRPKEFSPLVNPIVSNNKVRIVFMKLIETGKMDIQTAEEEYSKFADYYMTLNRSPNDSAFSDRLNRFPYFTEYVRKNLNKTINTNKLYSGGFKIYSTLNIRHQTEAEKALQAGLTRQTEMSNQRSFKNVEIFDKEYGQAYDIISNLFDLSDFKFKISRMERTFRSSYQEDYRDNLAMLNLLTGSENVGEIIDFNFIKQNTQDHLLPVEGGIISMRPDTGYITALVGGSGFRSDNQQIRPVQAYRQPGSSFKPLVYAATMDNYFQNPDPKKNVTAATIFLDSPIQYLMDDGDEWTPENYSDEYSGFTRLRSALESSKNSVAVRVVEHVGLSKIMPSLKAMLQLDGGREIPHNYSVSLGAFEVTPYELTRAYAAFASKGKEVFPISVLYITDDKGKVIQDFRIEHNKRTRKQIISPEVSFIMTSMMEDVIRKGTGKSALSYGLRRPAAGKTGTTNNFRDAWFVGYTPELVSSVWLGFDTGTISLGRGMSGGVVAAPIWGRFMQNALLGESTKQFDFGDINVITKKVCAISGKLPGVQCTKTIDEYFVKGTIPTEICQDHLGVAVEPVEEKKSKPIPLTLPKKKKYKNLFQGDDQLE
- a CDS encoding zinc dependent phospholipase C family protein, which produces MAGKITHLEVLSQVCKHLDHGTVEQKKIAKTLRIEENKNYANLGTVAPDIFYFYHLLTPVLNKKSQYWGDLSHHKNVAELILNFLDIIFETEDGIYRDRFIAFTFGYLVHCVVDIVTHPYIFYISGDFYNKNPKISSQAQIAHLKVEYALDSYLLHYRWGMSPHDYDFPHHVDVRVRGRDGILKLDPMIWKFWQRGLQETFPVEFKEKYIGSEGKMIPLDVINDSYIGFLRFNKVLDTKKSVTRNILKFIDMITFKKANSTVLMLPLQTEIDPRIMNNEEREWHYPADKSIKRNDSFITLVNNATTSAKDAVTLAWEYLNNRIKREAFLKEYGGFNLDTGLKFQEITSMKEFSPL
- a CDS encoding cytochrome c, encoding MEVKGIGPVSKVDLGALDAKRAGKGKTEFESKCSACHKIDEKVVGPAIKGITTRRTPEWIMNMILNPVEMTQKDPIAKELLEEHLTQMTFQNVSQDEARDMLEYFRQVDEQK
- the nosZ gene encoding Sec-dependent nitrous-oxide reductase, with amino-acid sequence MLAKAMLKLALLAISFSLINQCGGSGGKATLAANAAQKVYVAPGEKDEVYALLSGGFNGQVSVQGIPSGRVFKIIPVFSLHTENGYGFDEETKDMLLTSKGYIPWDDTHHPEASLTDGNHDGRWLFINGNNTPRIARIDLTTFETKEIIEIPNIAGNHSSPFLTENTEYAMSATRFSIPVPQRDIAIEEMGKGKFNGVLSMIKIDPKTGKMSLDLQTMLPAYDYDLARCGKGPSRDWCFFSMYNTEMAFQMLEVGASKKDKDYILAFNWKKASECKAKARDFSGTYVHNIWPENQKTVSTKHNGVKMLDPKDCPGIAYFLPTPKSPHGADVDPTGEYIVGGGKLATIISVHSFSKLLKAATDPAAKDGEAGGIPILKYESTLAGEVKKPCLGPLHTEFDNNGYAYTSCFVSSEVVKWKPGTWEVIQKLPAYYSVGHLSIVGGDNKKPFGKYLLAMNKITKDRYLPVGMELPQSAQLYDISGSKAELLADFPTIGEPHYAQMIPAKLLKDKTKKIYPLEENKHPYAAKKESEAKVVREGNVVRVYLTAIRSHFKPDMVQVKRGDLVYFHVTNLEQDFDIPHGFAIAGAPLPNILVMPGQTRTVKWEAKEVGVFPFYCTDFCSALHQEMQQYIRVTP
- a CDS encoding four-helix bundle copper-binding protein translates to MKRKDFISKATAITTGLVATGILSQTKKHDHDHSDPNHKHDPKHDHSKHIKYGMLITKIMDCIKTGNICKDHCLMSLADGDKTMLGCAKSVNEMLSSCEALFQLAVTNSEFTPKMATLCMEICLKCEKECQKHASKHKVCADCGASCKACADECKKIAA
- a CDS encoding nitrous oxide reductase accessory protein NosL, whose product is MNFKKIIIAITILSLFFCGCIDKNPENISPGEKKCEHCKMDIAQMNYHSQIISPKGRKFHFDSIECMISYWLENEHRTEKLFVRNFSDFKNSKEWLEISNTFFLKSDKLISPMSANISSYKNLEGANKAKDEYGGKILDLSELKQYIRTDWKKELSEKTKH
- a CDS encoding nitrous oxide reductase family maturation protein NosD is translated as MLYLLFFIGIFSISETFASTLIVDPKGKISTITEAIQLAKDSDTIEISPGTYSEGMITITKKLRLIAKGNVIVDGQTKEHVISINADNVRIEGMQIMNSGVSSMREFAGIHVKGSKNCELVGNKLINNAYGFYLEKSENCLIENNESIGNAKDEIYGGNGIHLWSASGHTIKGNTLNKHRDGLYFEFSSNLKIENNSSSDSIRYGMHFMFSHENVFRKNKFFRNSSGVAIMYSRDTIVEENTFEQNWGSGSHGILLKEISTSRFYKNIFKENAQGIYADNANRNIFSENQFLRNGWAINILGNCEENKFERNNFIENVFDLGTNSRDNSNDYTGNYWDKYRGFDMDKDGVGDKPHTPVQFFGYWVNVYPVLTLLFESPIVEMLEIAEKAFPVISPVSLLDSKPSLRVFQL
- a CDS encoding ABC transporter ATP-binding protein, encoding MIVIKNLSKTFNGNKVISDFSLAIEENRITALVGPNGSGKTTLLKCILGLTFPDPNSSIEKDGIKISSIEEEVHKEIGYMPQTPNFPKNLKVTEILDIFKRIDSAPPDYMLELMGDLEIWKFENKLFGELSGGMKQKINILQCFGFRKKLYIADEPTSSLDPHMSYFLKSLLKKRKESGASIIFTSHIMSEVQEIAEKVCLLVDGRLVLHETPSNILSMNNASNLEEAMRMYWEKRK
- a CDS encoding ABC transporter permease subunit, which codes for MKLFSQDFRQIVYLEFYENIRNKWVFLYAIAFFMICSLTIYFGGKQSSKITASLLNIFLLLIPIFGLLFGSVNFMESLPFMEVILSRPVSRAKLFLGKWIGANLGLNLGFVSGTAIPLILFMDPSEGKIFLSIQLLIYGVLLNSIFLSLSFLASIIIIKKEMVLGSILIIWFYFYFLYDLLIVGISIFFGEYPLEVPVLGMVLLNPLDLVRVIILLQMDSAVLLGFTSAFFQKYLGNVSGIFLCFVFLSVWIITPIFIGVRIFKSKDL